The proteins below are encoded in one region of Halocatena salina:
- a CDS encoding metallophosphoesterase, whose amino-acid sequence MVSLEPVPDEPAAVASIGSERALVVADYHAGIEIELRQEGVELSSRATDRREAILSLLDETNANRLIVVGDLTTEIGEPSPPERNELRTLLEQVTERVPMTIVKGNHDGSIETIVETVVSEHDPPHEIHVTPTDGYRIGAIGFVHGHTWPTPDVLNADVIGMGHEHPMVRLTDAVGGSRTERVWLRGSLCPEPFETHHGTSIDIDGDLVVFPAFNDLTGGTWTNTGQGFLAPYLPAGVRTTQAYLLNGTRLGRYDRI is encoded by the coding sequence ATGGTATCTTTAGAGCCGGTACCGGACGAACCGGCGGCAGTTGCCTCCATCGGTTCCGAGCGTGCGCTCGTCGTGGCGGACTATCACGCCGGAATCGAAATCGAACTCCGTCAGGAAGGCGTCGAGCTTTCGAGTCGTGCGACCGACCGCAGAGAGGCCATTCTTTCGTTGCTCGATGAGACGAACGCGAATCGGTTGATCGTGGTCGGTGATCTCACGACCGAGATCGGAGAGCCGAGTCCACCGGAACGCAACGAGCTTCGAACGCTGTTAGAGCAGGTCACAGAACGGGTTCCGATGACGATCGTGAAGGGCAACCACGACGGATCGATCGAGACGATCGTCGAGACAGTCGTGAGCGAGCACGATCCTCCACATGAGATCCACGTCACACCGACCGACGGATATCGCATAGGTGCCATTGGATTCGTCCATGGACACACGTGGCCGACTCCAGATGTGCTCAATGCCGATGTGATCGGGATGGGACACGAGCATCCGATGGTCCGGCTGACTGATGCGGTCGGTGGGAGCCGAACGGAACGGGTGTGGCTCCGGGGATCGCTCTGTCCGGAGCCGTTCGAAACACACCACGGAACCTCGATCGACATCGATGGTGATCTCGTCGTCTTCCCTGCGTTCAACGATCTGACCGGCGGAACGTGGACCAACACCGGGCAAGGGTTTCTCGCTCCGTATCTTCCAGCGGGCGTCAGGACCACTCAGGCGTATCTACTGAACGGAACCCGACTCGGACGATACGACCGAATCTGA
- a CDS encoding helix-turn-helix domain-containing protein, translating to MRYFDFTLTPEEGSIHPVDTIIAEHAGVTREALLHINALGDGTGVMLYRLRGDAAPIQEALTEVADVIAHDVLDVEGDVFHLYLHVRPGEPAGKLMALAQKYALIIDTPLAFTDRGGLRVTVVGTHDMLRRALEALPEDIQISVEQVGQYSPERPYLLSLLTERQAEVFQLAVEMGYYEIPRQTTHEKLANELDCAPSTIDEHLRKAESRVLSTLVD from the coding sequence ATGAGGTATTTCGATTTCACGCTGACACCCGAGGAGGGATCCATTCATCCGGTAGATACGATCATCGCGGAGCACGCCGGCGTGACACGCGAGGCTTTGTTGCACATCAACGCACTCGGGGATGGCACTGGCGTCATGCTGTATCGACTTCGCGGTGATGCCGCCCCGATTCAAGAGGCACTTACCGAGGTTGCCGACGTCATCGCTCACGACGTTCTCGACGTTGAGGGGGACGTGTTTCACCTGTATCTCCATGTTCGGCCCGGAGAGCCAGCAGGAAAGCTGATGGCACTTGCTCAGAAATACGCGCTCATCATTGATACGCCTCTCGCGTTTACCGACCGTGGTGGGCTTCGAGTGACCGTCGTCGGAACTCACGACATGTTACGCCGGGCGCTCGAAGCTCTGCCGGAAGACATCCAGATCTCCGTCGAACAGGTCGGACAGTATTCACCCGAACGGCCGTATCTCCTTTCGTTGCTCACCGAACGCCAAGCCGAAGTGTTCCAACTAGCGGTCGAGATGGGGTACTATGAGATTCCACGCCAAACGACGCACGAAAAACTCGCAAACGAACTCGACTGTGCCCCCTCGACGATCGATGAACACCTCCGAAAAGCCGAATCACGCGTTCTCTCGACGCTCGTAGACTGA
- a CDS encoding cold-shock protein, which translates to MATGTVDFFNDTGGYGFIDTDESDEDVFFHMEDVGGPDLEEGQEVEFEIVQADKGPRAKDLTRL; encoded by the coding sequence ATGGCGACCGGTACGGTTGATTTCTTCAACGACACTGGCGGTTACGGTTTCATCGATACTGACGAGTCCGACGAGGACGTGTTTTTCCACATGGAAGACGTCGGAGGCCCCGACCTCGAAGAAGGTCAAGAAGTCGAGTTCGAGATCGTGCAGGCCGATAAAGGCCCGCGTGCGAAGGATCTAACGAGGCTTTAA
- a CDS encoding GNAT family N-acetyltransferase, whose product MIRDVTPADRSVLKAIQRESLLAPWPELLDTAVQASDLDLDGPLCLVATSPTSNTPVGYVLAVEGRPDEQDAVGYEGTEGQCYVAEIAVAADHRREGYGSALLKAIVDRTDAEEIVLTARAKADATRAFYTANSFRVIDRLTAYYDGEEGPEDGLLFSKRT is encoded by the coding sequence GTGATTCGAGACGTCACTCCTGCCGATCGTTCCGTTCTCAAGGCGATTCAACGCGAGTCGCTTTTGGCACCCTGGCCGGAACTACTCGACACCGCCGTTCAGGCATCTGATCTCGACCTGGACGGTCCACTCTGTCTCGTAGCAACGTCTCCAACGTCGAACACGCCCGTCGGCTACGTATTAGCGGTCGAGGGTCGCCCCGACGAACAGGATGCGGTCGGTTACGAAGGGACTGAGGGACAGTGTTACGTGGCGGAGATCGCCGTCGCAGCCGATCACCGCCGTGAGGGCTATGGCTCTGCGCTCCTCAAAGCTATCGTCGATCGAACTGACGCGGAGGAAATCGTTCTGACTGCCCGGGCCAAAGCGGACGCTACCCGAGCGTTTTACACCGCTAACAGTTTCCGCGTGATCGATCGGCTTACCGCCTACTACGACGGTGAAGAGGGACCAGAGGACGGACTATTGTTTTCAAAGCGAACGTGA
- a CDS encoding Lrp/AsnC family transcriptional regulator, producing the protein MKNGRLDELDRYILYSLQQDARNTSSGDIAEEWGVSSSTVRKRLQRLEENGVITGYHVDIDYEAAGFPLYAKLICSAPIPERETLAKQALEIPGVEAVREIMNGHKNVYINVLGTDHEDLSRIGKDLYDLGLEIEDEQIIHNEYVCSYRGFLARDDIER; encoded by the coding sequence ATGAAAAACGGGAGGCTTGACGAACTCGACCGCTACATCCTTTATTCCCTCCAGCAAGACGCTCGAAACACCTCATCGGGGGATATCGCTGAAGAATGGGGGGTCTCGTCCAGTACGGTGCGAAAGCGCTTGCAACGGTTGGAAGAGAATGGGGTCATCACCGGCTATCACGTCGACATCGATTATGAGGCGGCTGGATTCCCATTGTACGCGAAACTGATCTGTTCAGCACCGATACCGGAACGGGAAACCCTCGCCAAGCAGGCGCTTGAGATACCAGGGGTCGAAGCGGTACGCGAGATCATGAACGGGCACAAAAACGTCTACATCAACGTTCTCGGGACCGACCACGAGGATCTAAGCCGGATCGGAAAGGACCTGTACGATCTGGGACTCGAAATCGAAGACGAACAGATAATTCACAACGAGTACGTCTGCTCCTATCGCGGCTTTCTCGCACGAGACGATATCGAACGGTAA
- a CDS encoding DUF7563 family protein gives MPECQNCGSFVTEAYVRVFAPNGMESVRVCPNCEDKLRDGASIRQARSSRGN, from the coding sequence ATGCCAGAGTGCCAGAACTGTGGATCGTTCGTGACGGAAGCTTATGTACGAGTGTTCGCTCCGAACGGAATGGAGTCCGTTCGCGTGTGTCCAAACTGCGAAGATAAGCTCCGTGACGGTGCATCGATTCGGCAGGCTCGGTCCTCTCGCGGCAACTGA
- the uppS gene encoding polyprenyl diphosphate synthase — MLRRFRRWALDLYERNLEREFSGVPSHIAVIQDGNRRYADERGEGTAFGHREGVKTTESILEWCADLGVEELTLYTFSTENFNRPPDQRKELFDLIESKLKTFADEPEIHERGVHIRAIGQITRLPERVRDAIEYAESKTADYDRFHLNIALAYGGRAELLDAARDAAAAVERGDLSPAEIDIDDIEKRLYSHSGRDVDLIIRTGGAERTSNFLPWHANGNEAAVFFCTPYWPEFRRIDLLRAIRTYESRQQSWRRTRVQRAITLVRVLGSDDGLRSRLRRQVGEFDGFDIEDDPTPKQ, encoded by the coding sequence ATGTTACGACGGTTTCGTCGGTGGGCGCTCGATCTGTATGAGCGAAATCTCGAACGCGAGTTCTCCGGCGTACCGAGCCACATCGCGGTCATTCAGGATGGTAACCGCCGATACGCTGACGAACGCGGTGAAGGAACGGCGTTTGGCCACCGAGAAGGAGTGAAAACCACGGAGTCGATCCTCGAATGGTGTGCGGATCTTGGCGTCGAAGAGCTTACCTTATACACGTTTTCGACCGAGAATTTCAACCGCCCGCCCGACCAACGAAAGGAGTTGTTTGATCTCATCGAATCCAAGCTCAAGACGTTTGCGGACGAGCCAGAGATTCACGAACGAGGGGTACACATCCGTGCTATCGGGCAGATCACCCGTCTTCCGGAGCGGGTGCGGGACGCGATCGAGTACGCCGAATCGAAAACCGCCGATTACGATCGCTTTCATCTGAACATCGCGCTCGCGTACGGTGGACGCGCGGAGTTGCTTGATGCCGCACGCGACGCCGCCGCTGCCGTCGAACGCGGTGACCTCTCGCCCGCTGAGATCGATATCGATGACATCGAAAAGCGGTTGTACTCCCACTCCGGGCGCGATGTCGATCTCATCATTCGAACGGGAGGCGCAGAACGCACGAGCAACTTTCTCCCGTGGCACGCCAACGGCAACGAAGCCGCCGTGTTCTTCTGTACGCCCTACTGGCCCGAGTTCAGACGGATCGATCTCCTGCGCGCGATCCGGACTTACGAATCACGCCAACAGTCGTGGCGCAGAACGCGCGTCCAACGCGCGATCACGTTAGTGCGTGTTCTCGGATCGGACGACGGACTTCGGTCTCGGCTTCGCAGACAGGTGGGCGAATTCGATGGGTTCGATATCGAGGACGACCCCACACCCAAGCAGTGA
- a CDS encoding glutaredoxin family protein, translated as MTVTLYRLEGCPYCERVVDRLNELDVDFDSVWVDGLHSKRDEVKRVSGQRAVPVLVDDERGITMAESERILEYLDTS; from the coding sequence ATGACCGTCACACTCTACCGGCTCGAAGGGTGTCCCTACTGTGAACGAGTGGTCGACCGCCTGAACGAACTCGACGTCGATTTTGACAGCGTATGGGTGGACGGCCTCCATTCGAAACGCGACGAGGTCAAACGTGTCTCCGGACAGCGAGCCGTTCCTGTCCTCGTCGACGACGAACGGGGTATTACGATGGCCGAATCGGAACGCATACTCGAATATCTCGACACGTCATAA
- the dnaG gene encoding DNA primase DnaG, which yields MYDTAKYLIHANITAEGVVERSDVVGAVFGQTEGLLGDELDLRDLQDSSKIGRIDVEIDSEQGQSFGTVTIASGLDQVETAILAAALETIERVGPCRSRVEIDRIEDVRAAKRRQIVDRAKTLLGEAFDGGILTSEELVEEVRRSIRVEDITEYDGLPAGPRVEDSDAIIVVEGRSDVLTLLQYGVKNAIGVEGTNVPAPITELATERTVTVFFDGDRGGDLILKELSQVANIDYVAITPPGRNVEDLSRSAVMKALREKVPYETVADAGTPRDAMAATDGSARPAPPAATPPSSDVADSEPADTDARTEITDERAPSDEHTPQTEPETLRGHTRSVIVEDTGSVRLLDEQFDTLDEGNAEEAFDRIKACEPVPAAVVLDDELSQRILDIAAQRGVAQIVARETAAFVKQPTSVRVRTGDQLVQTES from the coding sequence ATGTACGATACAGCGAAATACCTTATACACGCCAATATCACTGCGGAGGGGGTGGTCGAACGGAGTGATGTTGTCGGGGCCGTCTTCGGACAGACCGAGGGGTTGCTCGGGGACGAACTCGACCTCCGTGATCTCCAGGATTCCTCGAAGATCGGTCGCATCGACGTCGAGATTGATTCCGAACAGGGTCAGTCGTTCGGGACCGTTACGATAGCGAGTGGGTTGGATCAGGTCGAAACCGCGATCCTCGCAGCCGCGCTCGAAACGATCGAACGGGTCGGTCCCTGTCGGTCCCGCGTCGAGATCGACCGCATCGAGGACGTTCGGGCTGCAAAGCGCCGACAGATCGTTGACCGGGCGAAAACGCTGCTCGGTGAGGCGTTCGACGGGGGAATCCTCACCAGTGAGGAACTCGTCGAGGAAGTTCGTCGATCGATCCGAGTCGAGGACATCACCGAATACGACGGGCTTCCAGCCGGTCCACGCGTCGAAGATTCCGATGCCATCATCGTCGTCGAAGGCCGGTCGGACGTGCTCACGCTGCTCCAGTACGGTGTGAAAAACGCGATCGGCGTCGAAGGGACGAACGTCCCAGCACCGATCACCGAACTCGCGACCGAGCGCACTGTTACGGTGTTTTTCGACGGCGACCGCGGTGGGGATCTCATCCTCAAAGAACTCAGTCAAGTCGCAAACATCGATTACGTCGCCATCACGCCACCAGGACGAAACGTCGAAGATCTCTCTCGGAGCGCTGTGATGAAAGCGCTCAGGGAGAAAGTCCCCTACGAGACGGTCGCCGACGCGGGCACCCCACGCGATGCGATGGCCGCAACCGACGGGAGTGCTCGTCCTGCTCCGCCGGCTGCCACACCGCCGTCTTCGGACGTGGCGGACAGCGAGCCCGCCGATACCGATGCCAGGACGGAGATCACAGACGAACGAGCACCGTCCGACGAGCACACGCCACAAACCGAGCCAGAAACGCTCCGTGGACACACCCGATCGGTCATCGTCGAGGACACCGGTTCTGTCCGGTTGCTCGATGAGCAGTTCGACACGCTCGACGAAGGCAATGCTGAGGAGGCGTTCGATCGGATCAAAGCGTGCGAGCCGGTTCCGGCGGCGGTGGTCCTCGACGACGAGCTGAGCCAGCGGATACTCGACATCGCTGCCCAGCGCGGGGTGGCCCAGATCGTCGCGCGCGAAACAGCGGCGTTCGTCAAACAACCGACCAGCGTGCGGGTCCGAACGGGAGACCAGCTCGTCCAAACGGAGTCTTAG
- a CDS encoding Single-stranded DNA binding protein: MDIDSHAGELASDLGVEKQEVVADLKTLLEYDVPLNEAKQSLRRKYGGTSGGTSPTATSIGDITTTDSSVTITGRVLTLGTRTIMYNGEERTISEGEIADETGVISYTAWDTFGFEVGDTITIGNAGVREWDGEPQLNLNENTSVTTESESLSVPYEIGGERSLVDLEPGDRGVVVEVTVIECEQRTIDGRSGPTDILSGVLGDDTTRLPFTDWDVHPEIEPGASVRLDDCYVREHRGVPSVNVSEFTTVELLDRSVAVTETAPTMAIGTAITEGSTFDVELHGTVIDVRDGSGLIQRCPECNRVIQNGQCRSHGAVSGVDDLRVKAIFDDGTGTATVVLGRELTERVYGGTIEDARDQARDAMDKDVVTTTIAEEIVGFEHRVRGSLSVDEYGATLDATEFEPITDDPTDRARTLLAEVDG; this comes from the coding sequence ATGGATATCGACAGCCACGCCGGGGAACTCGCCTCCGATCTCGGCGTCGAGAAACAGGAGGTCGTAGCGGATCTCAAGACGCTTCTGGAGTACGACGTTCCCTTGAACGAGGCCAAACAGAGCCTTCGTCGGAAGTACGGTGGGACCAGCGGGGGGACATCGCCCACCGCAACTTCGATCGGTGACATTACGACCACGGATTCGAGCGTGACGATCACCGGTCGCGTTCTCACACTCGGGACGCGAACGATCATGTACAACGGAGAGGAACGAACCATCTCAGAGGGTGAGATCGCCGACGAAACGGGTGTGATCTCCTACACCGCGTGGGATACGTTCGGATTCGAGGTCGGTGATACGATCACTATCGGAAATGCAGGTGTCCGCGAGTGGGATGGCGAGCCACAACTCAATCTCAACGAGAACACCTCGGTCACGACGGAGTCGGAGTCGCTTTCGGTCCCCTATGAGATCGGTGGAGAGCGCTCCCTCGTCGATCTCGAACCCGGCGACCGTGGCGTGGTGGTTGAGGTGACCGTGATCGAATGTGAACAGAGAACGATCGACGGGCGGTCCGGTCCGACTGACATTCTGAGTGGCGTGCTCGGTGACGACACCACACGACTCCCGTTCACCGATTGGGACGTTCACCCCGAGATCGAACCCGGCGCGTCGGTTCGTCTCGATGACTGTTACGTTCGGGAACACCGTGGTGTGCCGTCGGTAAACGTCTCTGAATTCACGACGGTCGAACTGTTGGATCGTTCGGTCGCAGTAACCGAAACAGCGCCGACCATGGCGATCGGAACGGCGATCACCGAGGGAAGCACGTTCGACGTCGAGTTACACGGAACCGTGATCGACGTTCGTGACGGTTCTGGACTGATTCAGCGGTGTCCGGAGTGTAATCGGGTTATCCAGAACGGACAATGTCGAAGCCACGGCGCGGTCTCGGGTGTCGATGATCTCCGGGTGAAGGCCATTTTCGACGACGGAACAGGGACGGCCACCGTCGTCCTTGGTCGGGAGCTAACCGAGCGTGTCTATGGCGGGACGATCGAGGACGCACGCGATCAGGCCCGTGACGCGATGGATAAGGACGTCGTTACCACCACGATCGCCGAGGAGATCGTCGGATTTGAACACCGCGTACGGGGATCGCTTAGCGTCGATGAGTACGGTGCGACACTCGATGCCACCGAATTCGAACCGATCACGGACGATCCGACGGATCGCGCCCGAACGCTGCTCGCGGAGGTGGATGGATGA
- a CDS encoding DUF5778 family protein — MDNVLEEDLIERTKALLEPGEIELNGLIVHTELESDQESRLHQLTLDVGEQIANHADAGETYVYSGNDDPEFGLNQHQGLTLADDAFVWECQQLLRDGTFDVVFYYEATVDQSALLDDVESEDVRVTSVEGD, encoded by the coding sequence ATGGACAACGTTCTCGAAGAAGATCTCATCGAACGGACGAAGGCATTGCTCGAACCGGGTGAGATCGAACTGAACGGACTCATCGTCCACACCGAACTGGAAAGCGACCAGGAGTCCCGTCTCCATCAACTCACACTCGATGTAGGAGAACAGATCGCTAACCACGCCGATGCGGGCGAGACGTACGTGTATTCCGGAAACGACGATCCGGAGTTCGGGCTGAACCAACACCAAGGACTCACGCTCGCCGATGATGCGTTCGTTTGGGAGTGCCAACAGCTGCTCCGAGACGGCACGTTCGATGTTGTCTTTTACTACGAGGCCACCGTCGATCAGTCAGCACTCCTCGACGATGTCGAAAGCGAAGATGTTCGAGTAACGAGTGTGGAAGGCGATTGA
- a CDS encoding cold-shock protein produces the protein MATGKVDFFNDTGGYGFIDTEDADEDVFFHMEDVGGPDLEEGQEVEFEIVQADKGPRASELTRL, from the coding sequence ATGGCGACTGGTAAGGTTGATTTCTTCAACGACACTGGGGGCTACGGTTTCATCGATACAGAGGACGCTGACGAGGACGTGTTTTTCCACATGGAAGACGTCGGAGGCCCTGACCTCGAAGAAGGTCAAGAAGTCGAGTTCGAGATCGTGCAGGCCGATAAAGGCCCGCGCGCCTCGGAACTCACTCGATTGTAA
- a CDS encoding undecaprenyl diphosphate synthase family protein has translation MSLYDRYLAARTRWNDADLPQSIALVITERDLLNPGAYSTLEAFFRWTFENGARRVMVYVSVLDEAAVPTLESALAEIETPRELAIRVPDDNERVDTPIQVSIGLGGKAEFAKAVQQVTRSVECGELTADAIDEPQIEQHLVFPTNPDLIIKTGAERLSDFMIWQSVYSELYFTDINWRDFRKRDYLRAILDYQERQRRFGT, from the coding sequence GTGTCCCTTTACGATCGGTATCTCGCTGCCCGGACGCGGTGGAACGATGCGGATCTTCCTCAGAGCATCGCGCTCGTGATCACCGAGCGGGATCTCCTCAATCCGGGAGCCTACTCGACGCTTGAGGCGTTCTTTCGATGGACGTTCGAGAACGGTGCCCGCCGCGTCATGGTGTACGTGAGCGTTCTCGACGAAGCCGCAGTACCGACGCTCGAAAGTGCACTCGCCGAGATCGAAACTCCCCGTGAGCTTGCGATCCGAGTTCCCGATGACAACGAACGGGTGGACACGCCGATTCAGGTGAGCATCGGACTCGGCGGAAAGGCCGAATTTGCGAAAGCCGTACAACAAGTCACTCGAAGCGTCGAATGTGGTGAACTGACCGCAGATGCGATCGACGAGCCACAGATCGAGCAACACCTTGTCTTTCCTACAAATCCCGATCTCATCATCAAGACCGGCGCCGAACGGCTGTCGGACTTCATGATCTGGCAGTCGGTGTACTCCGAGTTGTATTTCACCGATATCAACTGGCGGGACTTCAGAAAGCGGGATTATCTACGCGCGATTCTTGACTACCAGGAGCGACAACGACGGTTTGGCACGTGA
- a CDS encoding DUF92 domain-containing protein, translating into MASTVRRAVGFAFVGSFALLVPVFVGWGELQTIVGTIPVGSVLDPAQATTILVSVPFLAVTALSLITTRGRLFDLFAFPADHEEGRLYGLASFCFVTAGLTMFALQFDLSLPAFVASVFLLVYGNLAEKVAHQFTKDPFVLTTIFAGTAFCMAVTGQVLTSSILGTPLSLSLAVFLGASGSLLAALLRSMLFDRDDPIVLLAVAFALWLFADLPLSLNGIHVVGALCLTLVFGYLSYALETASVTGMLSGVLLALLTVVLGDYGWFAVLISFFVVGGLATKFRYETKRHRGLAQENEGARGSGNVLANSAVALIAVIGAAAHTTFGVSESVFLFAFTGAIAAAMSDTLSSEIGGLFGPPRLITTMRPVQPGTNGGVTWQGVVAGIGGAAVVAMIAVIFFDLTALGAGIVVLAGVVGMTVDSLLGATVEGPLLDNMAVNFLATLSAAIAAVGMSLVTGVVVL; encoded by the coding sequence GTGGCATCCACAGTCCGGCGGGCGGTAGGGTTCGCCTTCGTTGGGTCGTTTGCCCTTCTCGTGCCGGTATTCGTTGGGTGGGGCGAACTCCAGACGATAGTCGGCACCATTCCGGTCGGTTCGGTTCTCGATCCAGCACAGGCAACGACGATCTTGGTCAGCGTCCCGTTTCTCGCAGTCACAGCCCTTTCGCTGATCACAACCCGGGGTCGGTTGTTCGATCTGTTTGCGTTTCCGGCTGACCACGAGGAAGGACGACTGTACGGACTCGCGAGTTTCTGTTTCGTAACCGCGGGATTGACGATGTTCGCCCTCCAGTTCGATCTGTCCCTCCCTGCGTTTGTCGCCAGCGTGTTCTTACTAGTGTATGGGAACCTCGCGGAGAAGGTAGCTCATCAGTTCACTAAGGATCCGTTCGTGTTAACGACCATCTTCGCCGGAACTGCCTTCTGTATGGCAGTGACTGGACAGGTTCTCACGTCCTCGATTTTGGGAACACCACTGTCACTTTCGCTTGCAGTCTTTCTCGGAGCGAGTGGCAGCCTTCTAGCTGCGCTGTTGCGGTCGATGCTGTTCGATCGGGACGATCCGATCGTTCTGCTTGCAGTGGCGTTCGCTCTTTGGCTGTTCGCCGATCTTCCACTTTCGCTGAATGGGATTCACGTGGTCGGGGCGCTCTGTCTAACCCTTGTGTTTGGCTATCTTTCCTACGCGCTCGAAACCGCATCGGTCACTGGAATGCTGTCCGGTGTCTTGCTCGCGTTGTTGACCGTCGTCCTCGGTGACTACGGCTGGTTTGCGGTGTTGATTTCCTTTTTCGTCGTCGGTGGACTTGCGACCAAGTTCCGGTATGAGACCAAACGTCACCGCGGTCTCGCCCAAGAGAACGAGGGTGCCCGTGGCAGCGGGAACGTGCTTGCCAACTCGGCCGTCGCTCTCATCGCCGTCATCGGGGCGGCAGCGCACACCACGTTCGGCGTTTCCGAATCGGTGTTTCTGTTCGCATTCACAGGAGCGATCGCCGCAGCGATGAGCGATACACTATCGAGCGAGATCGGCGGGTTGTTCGGACCTCCCCGGCTCATCACGACGATGCGGCCCGTACAGCCCGGAACCAACGGTGGAGTGACGTGGCAAGGTGTCGTCGCCGGCATCGGTGGCGCTGCCGTTGTTGCAATGATCGCTGTGATCTTCTTCGATCTCACTGCGCTCGGTGCGGGTATTGTCGTTCTTGCCGGGGTCGTCGGTATGACGGTCGATAGTCTCCTAGGGGCAACCGTGGAGGGACCACTGCTCGACAACATGGCTGTCAACTTCCTCGCTACCCTCTCTGCGGCGATCGCCGCCGTGGGGATGTCGCTCGTAACTGGCGTCGTGGTACTGTGA
- a CDS encoding M24 family metallopeptidase, which translates to MYERDFMEGTRGTMAVDWEERIDVGRLRRERKERALERLQDSEMGSMLLVSDPNIRYVTGLAMTGGSGADHYTLLTEDGDVVHWDTADHASNQRFNCPWLTDVRYACPGLGNVPRASGRASARQFLLDTMVDEIVMAMDEYGVKTEPMGLDVGHQRLLNVFETRGVDVRSEECTQAMEDARKIKTRDEIECLRQAAAICEAGFGRITEEIRPGKRESEVWGTAVKELWRHGAMVQGGYLTSGPNTWPKHQANTTDRLIRPGDLVYADFYNVGYLGYRSCYYRTFSVGQPTQAQCDAYEIARDNLYDVLERIEPGATTDEICEGFPDMEGEHAEWYGASDHWQMTTNHWAHGLGLQLYEVPLIWRGLSPEHPIEIEEGMTMAVETMEPANRQGVRIEEMVVVRENGVEILSQWPIEEITTISY; encoded by the coding sequence ATGTACGAGCGCGACTTCATGGAAGGAACGCGCGGAACGATGGCGGTCGACTGGGAGGAACGCATCGACGTGGGGCGGCTTCGGAGAGAGCGAAAAGAACGCGCACTCGAGCGCCTACAGGACAGCGAGATGGGAAGCATGCTGTTGGTGTCAGACCCCAATATCCGGTACGTCACTGGACTGGCGATGACCGGTGGGAGTGGGGCTGATCACTACACGCTGCTCACCGAAGACGGTGATGTCGTCCACTGGGACACCGCCGATCACGCGAGCAACCAGCGGTTTAACTGTCCGTGGCTCACCGACGTCCGATACGCCTGTCCTGGACTTGGAAACGTCCCAAGAGCGTCCGGACGGGCCTCTGCTCGACAGTTCCTACTGGACACGATGGTCGATGAGATCGTCATGGCGATGGACGAATACGGCGTGAAAACGGAGCCGATGGGGCTTGATGTCGGTCATCAACGACTCCTCAACGTGTTCGAAACACGGGGCGTCGACGTGCGATCCGAGGAGTGCACACAGGCGATGGAGGATGCCCGGAAGATCAAAACCAGAGATGAGATCGAATGTCTCAGGCAGGCCGCGGCGATCTGTGAGGCTGGGTTCGGTCGTATCACTGAGGAAATCCGTCCCGGAAAGCGGGAATCGGAGGTATGGGGTACAGCGGTCAAGGAACTGTGGCGACACGGCGCGATGGTGCAGGGTGGCTATCTCACGTCGGGACCGAACACGTGGCCCAAACACCAAGCCAACACGACTGATCGGCTGATCCGGCCGGGAGATCTCGTGTACGCCGACTTTTACAACGTCGGCTACCTCGGATACCGGTCGTGTTACTACCGGACGTTCAGCGTCGGACAGCCCACCCAAGCCCAATGCGATGCCTACGAGATCGCCCGTGACAACCTATACGACGTACTCGAACGGATCGAGCCGGGTGCCACGACGGACGAGATCTGTGAAGGGTTTCCAGATATGGAGGGCGAACACGCCGAGTGGTACGGTGCGAGCGATCATTGGCAGATGACCACCAACCACTGGGCGCACGGGCTGGGTCTCCAACTGTACGAGGTGCCGTTGATCTGGCGCGGACTCTCTCCGGAGCACCCCATCGAAATCGAGGAAGGAATGACGATGGCCGTCGAAACGATGGAGCCGGCGAACCGGCAAGGCGTCCGAATCGAGGAGATGGTAGTCGTCCGCGAAAACGGCGTCGAAATCCTTAGCCAGTGGCCGATCGAAGAGATAACGACAATTAGTTATTAA